One part of the Odontesthes bonariensis isolate fOdoBon6 chromosome 15, fOdoBon6.hap1, whole genome shotgun sequence genome encodes these proteins:
- the LOC142400772 gene encoding regulator of G-protein signaling 8-like yields MALIGDVMAWGESFDDLLECKTGQLVFEDFLRTEYSEENLLFWLACEDYKKISSETEMMVAAKRIYSEFVQVDAPRQINIDCVTRGEIRENISQPGTNCFDRAQRVIYGLMENDSYPRFLKSEIYQTLLEQAEK; encoded by the exons GGCTCTTATTGGTGATGTAATGGCATGGGGAGAGTCATTTGATGATCTACTCGAGTGCAAAA CTGGCCAGCTTGTGTTTGAGGATTTCTTGAGGACAGAATACAGCGAGGAGAATCTTTTATTTTGGCTTGCCTGTGAGGACTACAAAAAAATTTCCAGTGAGACGGAAATGATGGTTGCCGCCAAAAGGATTTACTCAGAGTTTGTCCAAGTTGATGCACCGAGACAG ATAAACATTGACTGTGTGACGAGAGGAGAAATAAGAGAAAACATCTCTCAACCTGGGACAAATTGCTTCGACAGGGCACAGAGAGTGATATATGGTCTGATGGAAAACGACTCTTATCCGCGATTTCTGAAATCAGAGATCTACCAAACTCTTTTGGAACAGGCTGAAAAGTGA